A window of Ruania suaedae contains these coding sequences:
- a CDS encoding M23 family metallopeptidase, with amino-acid sequence MKALYSRRLLILFPSMLILLLLAVFGQALPEELRSLQVTVWAITLAGFAIGLVLAALGTFLAPGHEAAGREARAVRAPVVGRWAAVNSPASKVPSHGVRGYGQAYAIDLVADPDDGRARPAFGGEAFRASQAYPAFGEPVRAMIDGEVVVASGWRRDHRARSNYLTLVYMMLEGMLREIGGPGWIVGNHVTIRGDDGVHALVAHLQQGSLTVGPGERVRAGQVIGRCGNSGNSSEPHVHAQLMDAQNLLTAQGLPMVFSDVRIGDTDPADVLPENEQHMTASA; translated from the coding sequence ATGAAGGCGCTGTACTCCCGGCGTCTGCTGATCCTGTTTCCTTCGATGCTGATCCTGCTCCTGCTCGCGGTGTTCGGCCAGGCCCTTCCTGAGGAACTGCGTTCTTTGCAGGTGACGGTCTGGGCGATCACGCTCGCCGGATTTGCGATCGGCCTGGTGCTGGCCGCCCTTGGCACATTCCTGGCTCCGGGACACGAGGCGGCCGGTCGCGAGGCGCGTGCTGTCCGTGCGCCCGTGGTCGGTCGCTGGGCTGCCGTGAACAGTCCGGCATCGAAGGTCCCGAGCCACGGGGTGCGCGGTTACGGGCAGGCGTACGCCATCGATCTCGTCGCAGATCCGGATGACGGCCGTGCGCGCCCGGCGTTCGGGGGCGAGGCGTTCCGCGCTTCGCAGGCATACCCCGCGTTCGGCGAGCCCGTGCGGGCGATGATCGACGGCGAGGTTGTCGTCGCATCCGGGTGGCGTCGCGATCACCGGGCACGGTCGAACTACCTGACGCTGGTCTACATGATGCTCGAGGGCATGCTGCGCGAGATCGGAGGGCCGGGGTGGATCGTCGGCAACCACGTCACGATCCGCGGCGACGACGGCGTGCATGCCTTGGTCGCGCACCTCCAGCAAGGCTCGCTCACGGTGGGACCGGGCGAGCGCGTGCGAGCGGGTCAGGTCATCGGTCGGTGCGGAAACTCCGGCAACAGCAGCGAGCCGCACGTGCACGCCCAGCTCATGGACGCGCAGAACCTGCTGACCGCCCAGGGCCTCCCCATGGTGTTCTCCGACGTTCGCATCGGCGACACTGATCCCGCCGACGTCCTTCCTGAG
- a CDS encoding ArsR/SmtB family transcription factor produces MADEISDLRTALAALEARVADLERTSPPAPASSTDPDVFWALAGLRERIASDPGRAPGAVMLVGSVALPDGAAEWQQGASSAGLLETDWSDSASALSALAHPVRLELTRHILNGTHATAELAALEGLGTTGQLHHHLRQLVSAGWVRQSGRGSYEVPAARVVPVLAVVMAAQR; encoded by the coding sequence GTGGCTGATGAGATCTCAGATTTGCGGACGGCGCTCGCGGCACTCGAAGCGCGTGTGGCCGACCTCGAGCGGACGTCCCCACCCGCGCCGGCATCATCGACTGATCCGGACGTCTTCTGGGCGCTGGCCGGACTCCGAGAACGCATCGCGTCCGATCCGGGTCGAGCTCCGGGTGCCGTCATGCTCGTCGGCTCGGTGGCCCTGCCCGACGGCGCGGCGGAGTGGCAGCAAGGCGCGTCGTCGGCAGGGTTGCTCGAGACCGACTGGTCGGACTCGGCCTCAGCGCTGAGCGCGCTTGCGCATCCGGTGCGCCTCGAACTCACCCGTCACATCCTGAACGGAACGCACGCGACCGCCGAACTCGCCGCGCTCGAGGGGCTGGGCACGACGGGGCAGCTGCATCACCACCTCCGTCAGCTCGTGAGCGCGGGCTGGGTCAGGCAGTCCGGGCGCGGCAGCTACGAGGTGCCGGCGGCACGCGTCGTTCCGGTCCTCGCGGTCGTGATGGCGGCGCAGCGATGA
- a CDS encoding CPBP family intramembrane glutamic endopeptidase translates to MFASGVSVPEEARDGGNQVKRFVKLGVFSVVIVVIAGLLGLVIDAPLFGFSPLESEYANRMLNYQLSALPVVGLALLVTFVFAGKVRLRYLNLHRTGAMRPFFAQPGGGRWESDGWFLGLMMVAIVATVTFFQFLPGGFTFRWAHLALVLPLAAMNAFTEETIFRLPFVTMGENDTSSRTYGLLMGSVVFGAYHYGGIAPNGVVGATMSAFLGFVLAKSMQETRGFFWAFVIHVALDIPILIFALNQTPSP, encoded by the coding sequence ATGTTCGCGAGCGGGGTGAGCGTGCCGGAGGAAGCGCGCGATGGTGGCAACCAGGTGAAGCGGTTCGTGAAGCTCGGCGTCTTCTCCGTCGTCATCGTCGTGATCGCGGGCCTGCTGGGTCTGGTTATCGACGCGCCCTTGTTCGGCTTCAGCCCACTCGAGAGCGAGTACGCGAACCGGATGCTGAACTACCAACTCAGTGCCTTGCCGGTGGTAGGGCTGGCCCTGCTCGTGACGTTTGTGTTCGCGGGAAAGGTCCGACTCCGCTACCTCAACCTCCACCGCACCGGTGCGATGCGTCCATTCTTCGCGCAGCCTGGCGGAGGGCGATGGGAGTCGGACGGCTGGTTCTTGGGTCTCATGATGGTCGCGATCGTCGCGACGGTCACGTTCTTCCAGTTCCTCCCCGGCGGGTTCACGTTCCGCTGGGCCCACCTCGCCCTGGTGCTTCCACTCGCGGCGATGAACGCCTTCACTGAGGAGACGATCTTCCGACTGCCATTCGTCACCATGGGTGAGAACGACACCAGCTCACGGACGTACGGGCTGCTCATGGGCTCCGTGGTCTTCGGCGCCTACCACTACGGAGGTATTGCACCCAACGGCGTCGTCGGTGCGACCATGTCGGCCTTCCTGGGGTTCGTCCTGGCGAAGTCCATGCAGGAGACCAGGGGGTTCTTCTGGGCCTTCGTGATCCATGTGGCGCTCGACATCCCCATTCTGATCTTCGCTCTCAATCAGACGCCCTCGCCGTAA
- a CDS encoding TetR/AcrR family transcriptional regulator, with protein MSTRDGSAPAPRSTLGGHARQTQIERAAAEVLSEVGYAAASVGRIAQRAGVSKGVITYHFASKDEILRRVALTLFEDCARHIATSVSDEMSPVARLLAQLRAELEFFSSRRIEFRAMVEVMSNHREHGFIHAFENISTQEAATLADLLRQGQAEGQFRAFDATEMAYLIEAAKNGALDRWASDETLDLAPMTATMLDFIEHAVRA; from the coding sequence GTGAGTACAAGAGATGGTTCAGCGCCCGCACCACGCAGCACCCTCGGCGGACACGCACGACAGACACAGATCGAGCGCGCAGCCGCCGAAGTGCTGTCCGAGGTCGGCTACGCGGCGGCGTCTGTGGGTCGCATCGCGCAACGGGCGGGGGTCAGCAAAGGGGTCATCACCTATCACTTCGCCAGCAAGGACGAGATCTTGCGCCGGGTGGCTCTGACTCTGTTCGAGGACTGCGCCCGGCACATCGCGACCAGCGTGTCCGACGAGATGTCCCCCGTGGCACGTCTGCTCGCGCAACTCCGCGCCGAGCTGGAGTTCTTCTCCTCGAGGCGCATCGAGTTCCGCGCGATGGTCGAGGTCATGTCCAACCATCGCGAGCACGGCTTCATCCATGCGTTCGAGAACATCTCGACGCAAGAAGCCGCAACGCTCGCCGACCTGCTCCGCCAAGGCCAAGCCGAGGGGCAGTTCCGAGCCTTCGACGCCACCGAGATGGCCTACCTGATCGAGGCCGCCAAGAATGGGGCGCTCGACCGGTGGGCGTCCGACGAGACATTGGACCTCGCCCCCATGACTGCGACGATGCTCGACTTCATCGAGCACGCCGTGCGCGCCTGA
- a CDS encoding type II toxin-antitoxin system VapC family toxin, with the protein MTDVPLVYADTSALGALLVAQPETRALADWLDQTPSRLVSSDLLETELRRMAVREGRDQAKVSAILDGVSLAALDRATYRSAGFLPMPKLRTLDALHLEAAMRLDVEAILTYDRRLGEAARSAGVDVIAPGSEVPPDEA; encoded by the coding sequence GTGACGGACGTTCCGCTCGTCTACGCGGACACCTCTGCACTCGGAGCGCTCCTGGTCGCACAACCCGAAACCCGGGCGCTGGCGGACTGGCTCGACCAGACGCCTTCCAGGCTCGTCTCGAGTGATCTGCTCGAGACTGAGCTGCGTCGCATGGCAGTGAGGGAAGGGCGGGATCAGGCGAAGGTCAGTGCGATCCTCGATGGCGTGTCGCTCGCGGCACTTGACAGGGCCACGTATCGGTCCGCGGGGTTCCTGCCGATGCCAAAGCTGCGTACTCTGGACGCGTTGCACCTTGAAGCGGCAATGCGTCTCGACGTTGAAGCGATCCTCACATATGACCGCCGACTCGGTGAGGCGGCGAGGTCTGCCGGAGTCGACGTGATCGCACCGGGAAGCGAGGTGCCTCCTGACGAAGCATGA
- a CDS encoding type II toxin-antitoxin system Phd/YefM family antitoxin, whose amino-acid sequence MGEPQVESLSQRELRNESGRVLRAVGEGRSFVLTNGGVAVGRIIPLDAPAPTLPIARPAKRVGGWAALTPQPSEDDRPMIRILDELREDRT is encoded by the coding sequence ATGGGTGAGCCGCAGGTCGAGAGCCTGTCTCAGCGCGAGTTGCGGAACGAGTCCGGGCGCGTGCTTCGCGCGGTCGGCGAGGGTCGTTCTTTCGTGCTGACCAACGGCGGAGTCGCCGTCGGCCGCATCATCCCTCTCGATGCCCCGGCACCCACGTTGCCCATCGCCCGGCCAGCCAAGCGCGTCGGTGGCTGGGCGGCGCTGACACCGCAGCCGTCCGAGGATGACCGCCCGATGATCCGGATCCTCGATGAGTTGCGCGAGGATCGGACGTGA
- the ychF gene encoding redox-regulated ATPase YchF has translation MALTIGIAGLPNVGKSTLFNALTRATVLAANYPFATIEPNVGVVPLPDERLGTLAGLFSSEKIVPATVSFVDIAGIVRGASEGEGLGNQFLANIREADAICQVTRAFADPDVVHVDGKISPKDDIETINTELILADLQTLEKALPRLEKEVRGKKTEQAVLDTAKDAIALLEAGTTISAGGASLDAGIIKQFGLMTAKPFIYVFNTDDDGLADEAMQAELRELVAPARAIFLDAKFEAELVELEPDEAAEMLAESGQDEPGLEQLARVGFDTLGLQTYLTAGPKESRAWTIGKGWTAPQAAGVIHTDFERGFIKAEVVSFDDLVAAGTMAEAKSRGRVRIEGKDYVMADGDVVEFRFNV, from the coding sequence GTGGCTCTCACTATCGGTATCGCTGGCCTGCCCAACGTCGGCAAGTCCACCCTGTTCAACGCGCTCACCCGCGCGACCGTGCTCGCCGCGAACTACCCGTTCGCGACGATCGAGCCGAACGTGGGTGTGGTGCCGCTGCCGGACGAGCGCCTGGGGACGCTCGCCGGGCTCTTCTCCAGCGAGAAGATCGTCCCGGCGACGGTCTCCTTCGTCGACATCGCCGGCATCGTGCGCGGGGCGAGCGAGGGGGAGGGGCTCGGCAACCAGTTCCTCGCCAACATCCGCGAGGCGGACGCGATCTGCCAGGTCACCCGTGCCTTCGCCGACCCCGACGTGGTGCACGTGGACGGCAAGATCTCGCCCAAGGACGACATCGAGACGATCAACACCGAGCTGATCCTGGCCGATCTGCAGACCCTGGAGAAGGCGCTGCCCCGGCTCGAGAAGGAGGTGCGGGGCAAGAAGACCGAGCAGGCCGTGCTCGACACCGCCAAGGACGCCATCGCGCTGCTGGAGGCCGGGACCACGATCTCCGCCGGCGGAGCCAGCCTGGACGCCGGGATCATCAAGCAGTTCGGGCTGATGACCGCCAAGCCGTTCATCTACGTCTTCAACACCGACGACGACGGCCTCGCCGACGAGGCCATGCAGGCCGAGCTGCGCGAGCTGGTGGCCCCGGCACGCGCGATCTTCCTCGACGCGAAGTTCGAGGCCGAGCTCGTCGAGCTGGAGCCCGACGAGGCTGCCGAGATGCTCGCCGAGAGCGGGCAGGACGAGCCCGGGCTGGAGCAGCTCGCCCGGGTCGGGTTCGACACCCTCGGCCTGCAGACCTATCTGACCGCCGGCCCGAAGGAATCCCGCGCCTGGACGATCGGGAAGGGGTGGACCGCTCCGCAGGCCGCCGGCGTGATCCACACCGACTTCGAGCGAGGATTCATCAAGGCCGAGGTCGTCTCCTTCGACGACCTGGTCGCCGCCGGCACCATGGCCGAGGCCAAGTCCCGCGGCCGGGTGCGGATCGAGGGCAAGGACTACGTGATGGCCGACGGCGATGTCGTGGAGTTCCGCTTCAATGTGTAG
- a CDS encoding ABC transporter ATP-binding protein, with protein MSETPASHPPQGGGVAPVPVPDADPPGSPSAPPDPSAALSIRGLWKRFGQKNAVAGIDLDVPRGSFYGFVGPNGAGKTTTLSMATGLLRPDAGTVAINGADFWSDPDRGKAQLGVLPDGVRLFDRLTGVQLLTYSGLLRGMDRETVAERADDLLRAMDLTADKDTFVVDYSAGMTKKIALGCALIHAPRVLVLDEPFEAVDPVSAANIRDLLADYVHSGATVIVSSHVMDLVQRMCSHVAVIANGQIRATGTVDEVRAGGSLEDRFVELVGGRQQTEGLAWLRTSSASD; from the coding sequence ATGTCCGAGACTCCTGCATCGCACCCACCGCAGGGTGGTGGCGTCGCACCCGTACCGGTGCCCGACGCCGACCCGCCCGGCTCACCCTCCGCGCCACCCGACCCGTCGGCAGCCCTGTCGATCCGCGGGCTCTGGAAGCGCTTCGGCCAGAAGAACGCCGTGGCCGGGATCGATCTGGACGTGCCCCGCGGCTCCTTCTACGGCTTCGTCGGCCCGAACGGGGCCGGGAAGACCACCACGCTGTCGATGGCCACCGGTCTGCTGCGGCCCGATGCCGGGACCGTGGCGATCAACGGCGCGGACTTCTGGAGCGATCCCGACCGGGGCAAGGCCCAGCTCGGTGTGCTGCCCGACGGCGTGCGGCTGTTCGACCGCCTCACCGGAGTCCAGCTCCTCACCTACTCCGGTCTGCTGCGCGGAATGGACCGCGAGACCGTCGCCGAGCGCGCGGACGACCTGCTGCGCGCCATGGACCTGACCGCCGACAAGGACACCTTCGTGGTGGACTACTCCGCCGGGATGACCAAGAAGATCGCCCTCGGCTGCGCACTCATCCACGCCCCGCGCGTGCTGGTGCTGGACGAGCCGTTCGAGGCGGTCGACCCGGTCTCGGCCGCGAACATCCGCGACCTCCTGGCCGACTACGTGCACTCGGGCGCCACCGTGATCGTCTCCTCCCACGTGATGGACCTGGTGCAGCGGATGTGCAGCCACGTCGCCGTGATCGCCAACGGGCAGATCCGTGCCACCGGCACCGTGGACGAGGTCCGCGCCGGGGGTTCGCTGGAGGACCGGTTCGTCGAACTCGTCGGCGGTCGGCAGCAGACGGAGGGACTGGCGTGGTTGCGCACTTCGTCCGCCTCCGACTGA
- the rmuC gene encoding DNA recombination protein RmuC, producing the protein MDFTQLILGLVVGLVLGTVVGAVLMRAVRGSSEGAAQAQGTEEIADLTQRLRSAEEEAAQVPVLTERLAAARESHERELRAAERAADERADLERAGFERALESERTRARERVEELRADSKRMADEFEALSAKVLSQTQESFLKQAEERFARAQQASDAELSKREEAVKSLVEPLSRTLTEVKSGMDEAEKARLHAHSTLAEQVKQMRSDSEHLRQETNQLVTALRAPQVRGRWGELQLRRVVEAAGMLEHVDFVEQQTLTTDGGALRPDLVVTLPGEKRVIVDAKVAFNGYLEAMEAREDSVRTSRLQAHARHVRDHVDSLGAKAYWEHLEHTPEFVVMFMPAESFLQAALEQDPTIMERAFEKNVVLATPATLVALLRTVAYTWRQELLAHEAQQVFQVGRELHKRLGTMGKHLTTLGKRLNSSVEAFNAFNRSLDANVITQARRFSALQGLDPAMESHPPLEVLATTAQKPDAYEDEAVRDGRSATAPLPLEALTVSTDHELETLVTDAQRDAAKAGRSTRATGTDRAANDD; encoded by the coding sequence ATGGACTTCACGCAGCTGATTCTCGGACTGGTCGTCGGGCTCGTGCTCGGCACCGTCGTCGGTGCCGTGCTGATGCGTGCGGTACGCGGCTCGAGCGAGGGCGCCGCGCAGGCGCAGGGGACCGAGGAGATCGCCGACCTGACCCAGCGGCTGCGCTCGGCCGAGGAGGAGGCGGCGCAGGTGCCGGTGCTGACCGAGCGGCTCGCGGCCGCACGCGAGTCCCACGAGCGCGAGCTGCGTGCCGCCGAGCGCGCCGCCGATGAGCGTGCCGACCTCGAACGTGCCGGCTTCGAGCGGGCGCTGGAGTCCGAGCGCACCCGTGCTCGGGAGCGGGTGGAGGAACTGCGTGCGGACAGCAAGCGGATGGCGGACGAGTTCGAGGCGCTCTCGGCGAAGGTGCTCTCCCAGACGCAGGAGTCCTTCCTGAAGCAGGCCGAGGAACGCTTCGCACGCGCCCAGCAGGCCTCCGACGCCGAGCTCTCCAAGCGCGAGGAGGCCGTCAAGTCGCTGGTGGAGCCGCTCAGTCGCACGCTCACCGAGGTCAAGTCGGGGATGGACGAGGCCGAGAAGGCGCGGCTGCACGCGCACTCCACCCTGGCCGAGCAGGTCAAGCAGATGCGCTCGGATTCCGAGCACCTGCGCCAGGAGACGAACCAGCTGGTCACCGCGTTGCGGGCGCCGCAGGTGCGGGGCCGGTGGGGTGAGCTGCAGCTACGCCGGGTCGTCGAGGCGGCCGGGATGCTCGAGCATGTCGACTTCGTCGAGCAGCAGACCCTCACCACCGACGGCGGCGCCCTGCGGCCGGACCTGGTGGTCACCCTCCCCGGCGAGAAGCGCGTGATCGTGGACGCCAAGGTGGCGTTCAACGGGTACCTGGAGGCGATGGAGGCGCGCGAGGACTCGGTGCGCACCTCCCGGCTGCAGGCGCACGCCCGGCACGTGCGCGATCACGTGGACTCCCTCGGCGCCAAGGCCTACTGGGAGCACCTGGAGCACACACCCGAGTTCGTCGTCATGTTCATGCCGGCGGAGTCGTTCCTGCAGGCGGCACTCGAGCAGGACCCGACCATCATGGAGCGCGCATTCGAGAAGAACGTGGTGCTCGCCACCCCCGCCACCCTCGTGGCACTGCTGCGCACCGTGGCCTATACGTGGCGACAGGAGCTGCTCGCCCACGAGGCGCAGCAGGTCTTCCAGGTGGGGCGCGAGCTGCACAAGCGGCTGGGCACCATGGGCAAGCACCTGACCACGCTGGGCAAGCGCCTGAACTCCTCGGTCGAGGCGTTCAACGCCTTCAACCGCTCGCTCGACGCCAATGTGATCACCCAGGCGCGTCGGTTCAGCGCCCTGCAGGGCCTGGACCCTGCGATGGAGTCACACCCGCCGTTGGAGGTGCTGGCCACCACGGCCCAGAAGCCGGACGCCTACGAGGACGAGGCGGTGCGGGATGGGCGCAGCGCGACCGCGCCCCTGCCGCTCGAGGCGCTGACAGTGAGCA